From one Microlunatus sp. Gsoil 973 genomic stretch:
- a CDS encoding helix-turn-helix domain-containing protein produces the protein MAEDGIPGLADKLNHLFATVPGPGRNGLYSNDTAAKALSDRGITVSGVHISHLRSGRRNNPSARLLAAIADLFGVPIGYFFNPELEERVTAELGALAAMKDARAKGLMRRAQGLSPESLDNLEAIMDRLRRIEGLDDHEEAES, from the coding sequence GTGGCTGAGGACGGCATCCCTGGTTTGGCGGACAAGTTGAATCACCTGTTCGCCACCGTGCCTGGCCCCGGCCGCAACGGGCTGTATTCCAACGACACCGCTGCGAAGGCGCTCAGCGACCGCGGCATCACGGTTTCCGGCGTCCACATCTCCCACCTGCGATCCGGACGTCGCAACAACCCGTCGGCCCGATTGCTGGCCGCAATTGCCGATCTGTTCGGAGTGCCCATCGGGTACTTCTTCAACCCAGAGCTGGAGGAACGCGTCACTGCCGAGCTGGGCGCATTGGCGGCAATGAAGGATGCCCGGGCCAAAGGGCTGATGCGGAGGGCGCAAGGCCTGAGCCCGGAGAGCCTGGACAACCTGGAAGCGATCATGGACCGACTCCGTCGGATCGAGGGTCTTGATGACCACGAAGAGGCAGAGAGCTAG
- a CDS encoding DUF6112 family protein: MTAVAFAAVPTAAWAAPPNGGKDVVNGPDIAEGAQNAPGSQAIQDLINTIGFYAIIACLIGLLLSGLILAMGPRLGFTQASTVGKVGIFASLGVAFLVGISATLINFFYNAGA, from the coding sequence ATGACGGCCGTCGCTTTCGCCGCAGTTCCCACCGCCGCTTGGGCGGCACCGCCGAACGGAGGCAAGGATGTTGTCAACGGACCCGACATCGCCGAGGGCGCACAGAACGCGCCGGGCAGCCAAGCCATCCAGGACCTCATCAACACCATCGGCTTCTATGCGATCATCGCCTGCCTGATCGGGCTGCTGCTCTCCGGGCTGATTCTCGCGATGGGTCCCCGTCTCGGCTTCACCCAGGCCAGCACCGTCGGCAAGGTCGGCATCTTCGCCTCCCTCGGTGTGGCGTTCCTGGTCGGCATCTCGGCGACCTTGATCAACTTCTTCTACAACGCCGGAGCCTGA
- a CDS encoding SCO6880 family protein yields MSSQQVRFGPRESHGWLLGMTTSQLLLGIVAVWTSTRIFNADTSGPARAGWIALAAACLTVAFLPLRGRTIVEYIPVIVSFWGQRLTGHDVYRGGVFRMRDTDTVEFVLPGDLAQLRLINFEVDGSSGAEIAIVHDPCAKTYTGVLALEGSTFALLETSVRAARVDAWGNLLAQLCSEGGAVSRLQVLERTLPDSGDALHRDWARRGHHDGTLQAANYEQLLAAVDGSTQAHECFVAVTIDARRAGSEIRQAGGGHPGASAVVVREIDKITEGLKAAGVRVEGWCSPRLLGEIIRTAYDPTSRPLIQRRGGAASDNRGGDDGLPSGVDPRICGPMHAENTWSYYRTDSAVHRCWWILQWPRQYVDSAFLSPLLLSSQHQRTVSIILEPLSPSRASRRVTLKQSGVTSEAAMRKRFRRRTTRLHEVEATDVDRRESELVAGHGLYRMLGFLSVSSPDLADLEVASGEIESLAQRSQLEITRLPGEHDQAFAVAALPLARGLR; encoded by the coding sequence ATGAGTAGCCAACAGGTCCGCTTCGGCCCACGCGAGTCTCACGGCTGGCTGCTCGGGATGACGACTTCCCAACTCCTGCTGGGAATCGTCGCTGTCTGGACGAGCACCCGAATCTTCAACGCCGATACCAGCGGACCGGCGCGGGCAGGCTGGATCGCTCTGGCAGCGGCCTGCCTGACGGTTGCGTTCCTGCCGCTGCGTGGTCGCACGATCGTCGAATACATCCCGGTCATCGTCAGCTTCTGGGGCCAGCGCCTCACCGGCCACGACGTCTATCGAGGAGGCGTGTTCCGTATGCGCGACACCGACACCGTGGAGTTCGTGCTGCCCGGCGACCTCGCCCAGCTCCGCCTGATCAACTTCGAGGTCGACGGCAGCAGTGGCGCGGAAATTGCGATCGTCCACGACCCGTGCGCCAAGACCTACACCGGTGTTCTCGCCCTCGAAGGATCCACCTTCGCCCTCCTGGAAACCTCCGTGCGTGCGGCGCGCGTCGACGCCTGGGGCAATCTGCTTGCCCAGTTGTGCTCCGAGGGCGGCGCAGTCAGCCGTCTCCAGGTGCTCGAACGCACGCTGCCCGACTCCGGCGACGCGCTGCATCGCGACTGGGCCCGCCGCGGCCACCACGACGGCACACTGCAAGCGGCCAACTACGAGCAACTCCTCGCCGCCGTCGACGGCTCGACCCAGGCCCACGAATGCTTCGTCGCCGTCACCATCGACGCCCGCCGCGCAGGCTCGGAGATCCGTCAGGCCGGCGGCGGTCACCCCGGCGCATCGGCCGTGGTGGTACGCGAGATCGACAAGATCACCGAGGGACTCAAGGCGGCAGGCGTCCGCGTCGAGGGCTGGTGTTCACCCCGGCTGCTCGGCGAGATCATCCGAACCGCGTACGACCCGACTTCGCGACCGCTGATCCAGCGGCGTGGCGGCGCAGCATCCGACAACCGCGGCGGCGACGACGGGCTGCCGTCCGGTGTCGACCCGCGGATCTGCGGACCGATGCACGCAGAGAACACCTGGTCCTACTACCGCACGGACTCAGCCGTCCATCGCTGCTGGTGGATCCTGCAGTGGCCGCGCCAGTACGTCGACTCTGCGTTCCTGTCACCGTTGCTGCTGTCCAGTCAGCATCAGCGCACGGTGTCGATCATCCTCGAACCGCTGAGTCCGAGTCGGGCGAGTCGCCGGGTGACTCTGAAGCAGTCCGGCGTGACCTCCGAAGCAGCAATGCGGAAACGCTTCCGGCGCCGTACCACCCGATTACACGAGGTGGAAGCGACCGATGTGGACCGGCGAGAGTCCGAGCTGGTTGCCGGTCACGGTCTCTATCGGATGCTCGGCTTCCTGTCCGTCTCGTCGCCGGACCTTGCAGATCTTGAAGTGGCCTCCGGCGAGATCGAATCACTGGCCCAGCGGTCCCAACTGGAGATCACCCGACTCCCCGGCGAACACGACCAGGCCTTCGCGGTCGCCGCACTGCCCCTGGCGCGAGGTTTGCGATGA
- a CDS encoding conjugal transfer protein TraC, with protein MKRDSNSVTTSPTTASRTPWRSRPPAERVDDSLADILGTLDIAPAGRGPSGPRAGRVFHRLRLRAQEETTAQIAGTYPFVAEHGFTADGTFIGRDRFTRGAFRFDPFELYRAGLLPNPNVAIFGTIGSGKSSLIKTMALRLLAFGVRFINPADTKGEMAPLARAVGATLVQLGPGMGKALNPLYAPERPAGIDERMYIELMEQQRLLLLNALGATASGRPLTAREETGIEQALAQLTRQSDHVAADRMRQPNLAEFSELMLNPTQAMADAIPVPLSVLADDCLDLALRFRAMVKGALKGIFDGQTVEIDWNRPGVVIDISRIRSSDAGVALTMTCGQALVDQILTFTDDQWVRILDECWRQIRYPHIVRRISEGQKLARGDDVTSGSATMIALHRISDLMGAAPEVRELALGLLADCSTRIVYNQADDQVPITRSTLNLTDIEAELLPRLPQATALWKVAQRSFVVDHTVLRDGYEWDLIQTDSRMGSRKYETVDDPREAMASEVLPDQTPDDAEGVA; from the coding sequence ATGAAGCGCGACTCCAACTCCGTCACCACGTCGCCGACTACGGCGTCCCGGACCCCGTGGCGCAGCCGGCCGCCGGCGGAGCGGGTGGACGACTCGTTGGCCGACATCCTCGGGACACTTGATATCGCACCGGCCGGCCGTGGCCCCTCGGGTCCACGCGCCGGCCGGGTCTTCCATCGGTTGCGGCTGCGGGCGCAGGAGGAGACGACCGCCCAGATCGCCGGGACGTACCCGTTCGTGGCCGAGCACGGCTTCACCGCCGATGGCACGTTCATCGGCCGCGACCGGTTCACGCGGGGCGCGTTCCGCTTCGATCCGTTCGAGCTGTACCGTGCCGGGCTGCTGCCCAATCCCAACGTCGCGATCTTCGGCACCATCGGTTCCGGCAAGTCCTCCTTGATCAAGACCATGGCGCTGCGACTGCTGGCCTTCGGCGTACGGTTCATCAACCCCGCCGACACCAAAGGCGAAATGGCTCCCCTGGCGCGCGCCGTCGGAGCCACCCTCGTCCAACTCGGCCCCGGCATGGGCAAAGCGCTCAATCCGCTGTACGCGCCCGAGCGGCCCGCCGGCATCGACGAGCGGATGTACATCGAGCTCATGGAGCAACAGCGACTCCTGCTGCTGAACGCCCTCGGTGCCACCGCCTCCGGTCGACCGCTCACCGCCCGCGAGGAGACGGGGATCGAACAGGCGCTCGCCCAGCTGACCCGGCAAAGTGATCACGTCGCGGCTGACCGGATGCGGCAACCCAACCTCGCCGAGTTCAGCGAGCTGATGCTCAACCCGACCCAGGCGATGGCCGACGCCATCCCCGTGCCGCTCTCGGTGCTCGCCGACGACTGTCTTGATCTCGCGCTTCGCTTCCGCGCCATGGTCAAGGGGGCGCTCAAAGGCATCTTTGACGGCCAGACCGTCGAGATCGACTGGAATCGCCCCGGCGTGGTGATCGACATTTCCCGGATCCGGTCCTCTGACGCCGGAGTCGCGTTGACCATGACCTGTGGTCAGGCGCTGGTCGATCAGATCCTCACCTTCACCGACGACCAGTGGGTACGGATCCTCGACGAGTGCTGGCGACAGATCCGCTATCCCCACATCGTCCGCCGGATCTCCGAAGGGCAGAAGCTCGCACGCGGCGACGACGTCACTTCCGGGTCAGCGACCATGATCGCCCTGCACCGCATCTCCGATCTGATGGGTGCCGCCCCCGAAGTCCGCGAACTCGCCCTCGGCCTGCTCGCCGACTGCTCCACCCGGATCGTCTACAACCAGGCCGATGATCAAGTACCGATCACCCGATCGACCCTCAATCTCACGGATATCGAAGCCGAGTTGCTGCCACGACTCCCGCAGGCCACCGCGCTGTGGAAGGTCGCCCAGCGGTCCTTCGTCGTCGATCACACCGTGCTGCGCGACGGCTACGAATGGGACCTCATCCAAACCGACTCTCGGATGGGCAGCCGCAAGTACGAGACCGTCGACGATCCCCGCGAAGCCATGGCCTCCGAAGTACTCCCGGACCAAACACCGGATGACGCCGAAGGGGTGGCGTGA
- a CDS encoding type IV secretory system conjugative DNA transfer family protein, translated as MWRWYTAEDRRQAAMLTVLLVLLGLVITASAPLITGLGLMTLSGHSSDLPGSWLTMISSIWRDPTHPDRAFAISVGAGGFWFLTVVMITVLIGAYAWFAVMAYRLVAPTGSGFASRADLARELSVSTCRKRARTTRPDLDRKSRLLTPPAQVGIPLHQAAVGRQTLWLPLENATGVIAPQQSGKTLMDLLHKVIMAPGGLIVTSTKLDLFLLTAKARERSGSTVQVLDLTGAAHWEQVVRWNPIRGCTTIKAAKRRAQALLRATTGDGYDGQAGNHAFFERRAVDVLTAYLLAAGISEAPLDDFISWCQNDLDTEAAAILRNRPEYAAVRRTLQQAQAVVEETRSGIWETIRDAIACLTDPDVTESSLPRGGELGFDPEIFVRSGGTVYVIGSEDDAASQAPLITAYVQDVLDTARRMAITDSTTTGRERLTPPFTAVLDEVASICPLPDLPDTLSDSAGRGVLVHYALQSPAQAQSRWGKAAATLFDNTTALAIFGGLKSEETLKWASLLAGRRLEERRTRQSRGFADAGSIQIGSERSDLLEPAAVRQLPRGRALLIVRSMPALIVRLIPAWKRPDWKQLQADARSIRTGQDTTSEPIPTMAKELVAR; from the coding sequence ATGTGGCGCTGGTACACCGCCGAGGACCGCAGACAAGCGGCCATGCTGACCGTCCTGTTGGTCTTGCTCGGTCTCGTCATCACCGCCTCCGCACCGTTGATCACCGGTCTCGGCCTGATGACCCTCAGCGGGCATAGTTCGGATCTGCCTGGGAGTTGGCTGACCATGATCTCGTCGATCTGGCGGGATCCGACCCACCCGGACCGGGCGTTCGCGATCTCGGTCGGCGCCGGCGGCTTCTGGTTCCTGACCGTCGTCATGATCACTGTTCTGATCGGCGCCTACGCGTGGTTCGCGGTGATGGCGTACCGGCTTGTTGCTCCGACAGGTAGCGGGTTCGCGAGCCGGGCTGATCTTGCTCGCGAGCTGTCCGTGTCGACCTGCCGGAAGCGAGCCCGTACGACTCGCCCTGATCTTGATCGGAAGTCCCGCCTGCTGACGCCGCCCGCCCAAGTCGGGATTCCCCTGCATCAGGCTGCTGTCGGCCGGCAGACGCTCTGGCTGCCGCTGGAGAACGCGACCGGAGTGATCGCTCCGCAGCAGTCGGGCAAGACGCTGATGGACCTGCTGCACAAGGTGATTATGGCACCGGGCGGGCTGATCGTCACGTCCACAAAACTCGACCTCTTCCTGCTCACCGCCAAGGCCCGGGAGCGGAGCGGCTCGACCGTGCAGGTCCTCGATCTGACCGGCGCCGCGCACTGGGAACAGGTCGTCCGATGGAACCCGATCCGCGGCTGTACGACGATCAAGGCAGCCAAGCGACGCGCGCAGGCACTCCTGCGGGCCACAACCGGCGACGGCTACGACGGGCAAGCCGGCAATCACGCCTTCTTCGAACGCCGGGCCGTCGACGTCCTCACCGCCTATCTGCTCGCCGCCGGCATCTCCGAAGCACCATTGGACGACTTCATCAGCTGGTGCCAGAACGATCTTGACACCGAAGCCGCGGCAATACTGCGCAACCGCCCGGAGTACGCCGCCGTGCGACGAACCCTGCAACAAGCCCAAGCCGTCGTCGAAGAGACCCGCTCCGGCATTTGGGAGACCATCCGCGACGCCATCGCCTGCCTCACCGATCCAGACGTCACCGAAAGTTCCCTGCCCCGGGGCGGCGAGCTCGGCTTCGACCCGGAGATCTTCGTCCGCAGCGGCGGAACCGTCTACGTGATCGGCTCCGAGGACGACGCCGCATCGCAAGCACCACTGATCACCGCCTACGTCCAAGACGTCCTCGACACTGCCCGCCGGATGGCCATCACCGACAGCACCACCACCGGACGCGAACGACTCACGCCACCCTTTACCGCCGTACTGGACGAGGTCGCTTCCATCTGCCCGCTGCCCGATCTGCCTGACACACTGTCCGACTCAGCCGGCCGCGGCGTCCTGGTTCACTACGCCCTGCAATCGCCGGCCCAGGCTCAGTCTCGCTGGGGCAAAGCCGCGGCAACGCTGTTCGACAACACGACCGCGTTGGCGATCTTCGGCGGCCTCAAGTCCGAGGAGACGCTGAAGTGGGCGTCGCTGCTGGCCGGCCGGCGACTGGAGGAACGTCGCACCCGGCAGAGCCGCGGCTTCGCCGATGCCGGCTCAATCCAGATCGGCTCCGAACGGTCGGACCTCCTCGAGCCAGCAGCCGTACGCCAACTGCCCCGCGGCCGGGCGCTATTGATCGTGAGATCGATGCCCGCATTGATCGTGCGGCTCATCCCGGCCTGGAAGCGGCCCGACTGGAAACAACTCCAAGCTGACGCCCGATCGATCCGGACCGGGCAGGACACGACGTCGGAGCCCATCCCGACCATGGCGAAGGAGTTGGT